The genomic segment GGACGTTGTTGGGGCAAAGGGGTCACCCATTAGAAGGCTCCTGTCAATAAGTTGTAGTTCTCTATGAACACCGCTCAGTGACCGATTACGCAAGCCCGTACAAACGCGCCGCATTGCCGACCACCATCTGATACACTTCGTCTTCAGGCACTCCGGCAAAGTCGCGGGCGATTTGTTCTTGAGAACGCGGAAAGGTCCCCTCAGTGTGTGGATAGTCAGCGCCCCACATGAGACGATCGACACCGAGCATTTCCCGGGTCAAAATACCCGCCCGGTCGTCTTCAAACGTTGCCCAAAACTGACGCTGAAAATACACACTCGGCGCTTCGTCAAGTTTTGGTTCCATCCACTTGCGATGATCGTGCCACCAGTGATCCATATAGGTCAGCACCGAGGCAATCCAGCCAATACCGCCCTCGGCTAAGACAAAGCGCAGCTGCGGATAGCGTTGCGGAACCGCGCTCCAAATCAAGTCGGCCATAGCTCGCATAATCATGCCAACCTTGCCGTCAACCAACCCGACGCCGAAGCCAATCCGAGCGAACTTCACCAGAAGTTCCTCTCCTGTGCCGGTTCCGGCATGGGTCGAAACCGGCAAGCCTAGCTCCTGTAGCGTTGCCCACAGCCGCTCATAGTCAGGATGAGAAT from the Deltaproteobacteria bacterium genome contains:
- a CDS encoding amidohydrolase; translation: MATQLTDGYVSADGHVVEPADLWTTRMDLRFRDRAPRVESRPEADYYVIDGLAPLPVGLEGVMIEEKIAGEITSSLGHRHADTRPGAWDPRSRLADQDLDHLRAEVIYPGMLGLHFFHIRDAEYQREVMRVYNDWLSEFCTTAPDRLLGTAFLPLRGPIEWACEEAERITKLGLRAVSIPGEVEERPYSHPDYERLWATLQELGLPVSTHAGTGTGEELLVKFARIGFGVGLVDGKVGMIMRAMADLIWSAVPQRYPQLRFVLAEGGIGWIASVLTYMDHWWHDHRKWMEPKLDEAPSVYFQRQFWATFEDDRAGILTREMLGVDRLMWGADYPHTEGTFPRSQEQIARDFAGVPEDEVYQMVVGNAARLYGLA